From Ostrinia nubilalis chromosome 25, ilOstNubi1.1, whole genome shotgun sequence, a single genomic window includes:
- the LOC135084282 gene encoding uncharacterized protein LOC135084282 — protein sequence MKTKVKGMRSKNMDKLIAAVQARECLWDKSYRGHRNRFKLERYWNEVAAEVGTTSLNCRKRWKNLKDQCRKEMKKNPNESEWPHFQKLKFIHNQFLMEDEEGDEDTTDEVFNALDDSIKTPKLGYTMRKKLLMNKRRTIEVDSNKLIELVKVREIIWNRQLKGHHNWYKLDESWKEIAQELSVTRDEARLKWKYIRDQARKEVRKQDSEWEYLPKLQFLTNQFNDYEGNEAQDDGYPEPDFDADQGSSYYNIEPPIPEPEPPEPLPEPARDEEFDEFDTKPIILETDFYDDDDEAQRSADVPEASDNASKDEDVGFFSSLLPHVKKLGPAKKLMLRMKIQELVYNTVYSET from the exons ATGAAAACCAAAGTGAAGGGTATGCGCTCCAAAAATATGGACAAGTTAATAGCCGCTGTCCAAGCCAGAGAATGTTTGTGGGACAAAAGCTACAGAGGACACAGGAATAGGTTCAAACTGGAGCGGTATTGGAACGAGGTGGCGGCAGAAGTGGGAACGACGA GTCTAAACTGCCGAAAGCGATGGAAGAATTTGAAGGATCAATGTCGGAAAGAGATGAAAAAGAACCCAAACGAGTCAGAATGGCCGCACTTCCAGAAGCTCAAGTTTATCCACAACCAGTTCTTGATGGAGGATGAGGAAGGTGATGAGGACACCACAGATGAGGTGTTCAACGCTTTGGACGACTCGATAAAGACTCCAAAACTTGGGTATACCATGAGGAAGAAGTTACTGATGAACAAACGACGGACGATCGAGGTGGATTCGAACAAGTTGATCGAACTGGTTAAGGTTCGGGAGATTATCTGGAACAGGCAACTGAAGGGCCACCATAACTGGTACAAACTGGATGAGAGCTGGAAGGAAATTGCGCAGGAATTGTCAGTTACAC GTGACGAAGCCCGCCTCAAATGGAAATACATCCGAGACCAAGCGCGAAAGGAGGTCAGGAAACAGGACTCCGAGTGGGAGTACCTTCCCAAGCTCCAGTTCCTCACCAACCAGTTCAACGATTACGAAGGCAACGAAGCCCAGGACGACGGGTATCCTGAACCTGACTTCGATGCTGACCAGGGCAGTAGCTACTACAATATTGAGCCACCAATACCTGAACCGGAACCCCCTGAACCGCTCCCTGAGCCAGCTAGAGATGAAGAATTCGACGAGTTTGATACAAAACCGATCATCTTAGAGACTGacttttatgatgatgatgatgaggcgcAGAGAAGTGCTGATGTGCCTGAAGCCAGTGATAATGCGAGCAAAGATGAGGATGTAGGGTTCTTCAGCAGTCTATTGCCACACGTTAAGAAGTTAGGTCCGGCTAAAAAGCTTATGCTGAGGATGAAAATTCAGGAATTAGTGTACAACACTGTGTACAGTGAGACGTAG